The following DNA comes from Crateriforma spongiae.
ACCACCGCCGTTCGACTGGCTTTGGGACTGTTGGTTACGGCATTGTTCTGTGTGGATGTGGCCGCGCAAAACGGTCGCGGCCCAGGATTCGGACGCGGCGGTGGTCGTGGACCGGGATTCGGGATGGGGCGTGGATTTCGCGGTGGCGCGGGCGGTGGTGAACAAGCCGCCGGCCCACACGCCCATGACGATCGTCACGATGCCGATCACGAAGTGTTTCAGTTCTTGCTGAGTCACCACGACAAAATTCGTCGCACGGTGACCGAAACCGATGACGGCGTGATCACGGTCACCGAATCGGATGATCCCGAGATCGCGGCAAAGATTCAGGAACACGTCCATTGGATGAAGATTCGCGTCGACGAGATTCAGCCCATTCGGATGCGGGATCCTTTGTTTGCGGAACTGTTTCGGAACGCCGACAAAATCAAAATGCAGCACGAGGATACCGAGAAAGGTGTTCGTGTGATCGAAACTTCGGACGATCCGGCCGTCGCGTCTTTGATCAAAGCGCACGCCGACGTGGTTTCGGGATTTGTTGCGAACGGGTTTGCCGAAGCGATGAGGAACCATGCGGTCCCCGCCGACGTGAAAGAGCCGAATTCGACGCAGCAGCCGATGTCCGATTCACCTGTCGGCACGCCGCTGGGCACGCCGCTGATTCCGGCCGGAAAGCCAGTGTTCCACTTGCCTGATGCGGCCCAGCAACCTCGCAGCGATAGCAAGCTATTGATCGACGTGACGCAAAGTAGCCCGGCTGACCAGACACACGATGCATTGGAGACGATTGCCAAGTACGTCAACTTGTACCATGCCGGTGGCAAAGATCAGCAGAGCCCCGAAATGGCGGTCGTGCTGCACGGCGGTGCCACCTTCATCGCACTGAACGATGATGCGTACGCGTCTCGTTTTGGCACCAAGGGCAACCCGAATGCATTACGATTGCGACAGTTGCATCAAGCCGGCGTGGAGTTCTATGTGTGTGGTCAATCACTGTTGCATGGCAACGCACGCCCCGACGATTTGGTCGTCTTCGCGCAAACCGCGGTTTCTGCGCTGACCAGCCTCGTCAATCTGCAAAGCGATGGCTTTGTTTGCATTGAGTTGAAATAGCACGCCGTCAACGTCTCGATATCGATTCCTCTGCTAGGGCCTTTCATCCGGCGGCGCGTGTTCGTCGCACTTCTTGCAATCCAGCAGATAGCCCAACATCGCGTCGCGGCCACGACGTGATGTGACCCACGCCCGGATCATCCATGGCGGATCGTGGCGGACGTGTTAATTGTGTCCACACGCCAATTGAGCCACCCAGTGGCCTTCTTCGTCGCGGTGGTATCCACAAATGGGATGCTTCATGGAACGGCGGTCCGGGGTCGGTTGTTGCAGCACCGCCGACTAAACACTGTTCGAACGGGCTTGTTGAGGTCGGTGAATAAAGTATACCTTGACGTAAAGATTTGGCGGGGTAGTTTTTGGGTGAAGCCCGGTGATGGCGATCGGAAGCCCCGGTTTCCAATCGTCGCGTCGTGGTCCCACCTATCCCGCCTTTGAAATCCAACCCAACGCACGCCGTAATGCTAAGCGAACAAACTGTCGCGATTGTCAAGGAAATCACCCCGCTGGTCGCCGCCAACGCGGAAACGATCACGCGTCGTTTTTACGAGCGGATGTTCGAAGCGAATCCGGAAGTCCGGGCATTCTTCAACCAAGCTCACCAACACACCGGGGGCCAGCAAAAGGCGCTGGCCGGCGCGATATGTGCCTATTTCACGCACATCGATAATCCGGGCGTGCTGATGCCGGCGGTCGAACTGATCGCGCAAAAGCACTGCTCGTTGAACATCAAAGCGGAACACTATCCGATCGTTGGCGAAAACTTGTTGGCCGCGATTAAGGATGTCATGGGCGATGCCGCCACGCCGGACATCATCGATGCGGTGGGCGAGGCATATCAGTTTTTGGCCGGTATCCTGATTTCACGCGAAGCGGACATTTACCAGCACCAGCAATCCCAACCCGGTGGTTGGACAGGAAAGCGACCCTTTGTCGTCCAAAGAAGAGTCCGCGAAAGTTCGGAAGTCACATCGTTCTATCTGCGGCCAGCTGATGACGAACCGCTGCCCACGTTTCTGGCTGGTCAGTACATCACGGTCCACATTGATCATCCCAAAACACCGACGTCGCCAAGGAATTACAGTCTTTCGGATTGCCCTGACCAGCCGCATTACCGCATCAGCGTCAAACGCGAAAAAGGGCAACAGGAAAGTTTTCCCGGTGGCCTGATATCGAATCATTTGCACGATTCAATCGACGCCGGTCAAACCGTGGATTTGGGGCCGCCGTGTGGTGAATTCACATTGGATCTTGTTCGATCGGCCGAACGTCCGGTGGTTTTGTTGGCCGGTGGGATCGGCGTGACGCCTTTGTTATCGATGGCGAAAATGCTGGTCAAGCAAGCCATTGATACACCGGTCTACTTTGTCCAAGCGGCACGCAACAGTGACGTGCATGCGTTTGCGAATGAGATTGAAGAATTAGCGGGCCGGCACG
Coding sequences within:
- a CDS encoding DsrE family protein; its protein translation is MRPMNFPTTAVRLALGLLVTALFCVDVAAQNGRGPGFGRGGGRGPGFGMGRGFRGGAGGGEQAAGPHAHDDRHDADHEVFQFLLSHHDKIRRTVTETDDGVITVTESDDPEIAAKIQEHVHWMKIRVDEIQPIRMRDPLFAELFRNADKIKMQHEDTEKGVRVIETSDDPAVASLIKAHADVVSGFVANGFAEAMRNHAVPADVKEPNSTQQPMSDSPVGTPLGTPLIPAGKPVFHLPDAAQQPRSDSKLLIDVTQSSPADQTHDALETIAKYVNLYHAGGKDQQSPEMAVVLHGGATFIALNDDAYASRFGTKGNPNALRLRQLHQAGVEFYVCGQSLLHGNARPDDLVVFAQTAVSALTSLVNLQSDGFVCIELK
- the hmpA gene encoding NO-inducible flavohemoprotein translates to MLSEQTVAIVKEITPLVAANAETITRRFYERMFEANPEVRAFFNQAHQHTGGQQKALAGAICAYFTHIDNPGVLMPAVELIAQKHCSLNIKAEHYPIVGENLLAAIKDVMGDAATPDIIDAVGEAYQFLAGILISREADIYQHQQSQPGGWTGKRPFVVQRRVRESSEVTSFYLRPADDEPLPTFLAGQYITVHIDHPKTPTSPRNYSLSDCPDQPHYRISVKREKGQQESFPGGLISNHLHDSIDAGQTVDLGPPCGEFTLDLVRSAERPVVLLAGGIGVTPLLSMAKMLVKQAIDTPVYFVQAARNSDVHAFANEIEELAGRHDDFTYKVLYDMPPDADRDRKCDHVGFLSADLIGQWTPYADADFYFCGPKPFMASVESALEQLGVDPSCMRYEFFGPKQELSQAT